One part of the Humulus lupulus chromosome 9, drHumLupu1.1, whole genome shotgun sequence genome encodes these proteins:
- the LOC133800082 gene encoding uncharacterized protein LOC133800082: protein MTSITTRRVPSPPPPPPPRFAPPQAQVIQAEPLAPIISAPIVQIPVDPHDLENISEAFRGIICETESHMVGHAYRASSRDLRTIEERSSENVMELAMGMNLTYRSIARARARSDELRAELNAANTALTAAQEGEQAAKATLVAAQKSEHDAKATLASSQESEQAAKNALFAPLGSNCTTSGRGKMDPDLDNILNQHVASRGNKCHWALITFFQYNYVLNHEVTTSKVHAQDARDAQLRAEDDLKKARQEQETAQHGMEATQREPEMIRREVEAKETEIKRIQELNSKLEEDKKMNFEFIESEKAHLLDEFKTKKDHAFDMVMYRIWTTNPDLDTSFLSIKETEYVNRFQARLEEEEVRLEAQEAAEATEQNRDSD, encoded by the exons ATGACTTCTATTACCACTAGGAGGGTTCcctctcctcctcctcctcctcctccccgaTTTGCACCTCCTCAAGCCCAAGTAATACAAGCTGAGCCTCTAGCCCCCATCATCTCAGCCCCGATCGTTCAAATACCAGTAGATCCCCATGATCTGGAAAATATCTCTGAAGCTTTTCGGGGTATCATTTGCGAGACAGaaagccatatggtggggcacgcctatagGGCCAGCTCGAGGGATCTAAGGACCATCGAGGAGCGGAGCtcagagaatgtcatggaattAGCTATGGGAATGAACCTTACT TATCGCAGCATAGCCCGGGCTAGGGCTAGAAGTGATGAGCTCCGGGCCGAACTAAATGCAGCCAACACTGCCCTGACAGCTGCTCAAGAAGGTGAGCAGGCTGCCAAAGCTACCTTGGTGGCTGCTCAAAAGAGTGAGCATGATGCGAAGGCTACTCTCGCCTCGTCCCAGGAAAGCGAGCAAGCTGCAAAGAATGCATTGTTTGCCCCTTTAGGCTCAAATTGCACAACTTCAGgccgag GTAAGATGGACCCGGACCTTGACAACATccttaaccaacatgttgcatccAGGGGAAACAAATGCCACTGG GCCCTTATAACCTTTTTTCAATACAATTATGTCCTGAATCATGAGGTTACGACGAGCAAGGTGCACGCCCAAGATGCTAGAGATGCACAGCTCAGGGCTGAAGACGACCTTAAAAAGGCTCGGCAGGAGCAGGAAACGGCTCAACACGGAATGGAGGCGACTCAACGGGAGCCAGAAATGATTAGGCGAGAGGTGGAGGCCAAGGAGACGGAGATCAAGAGGATCCAAGAGTTGAATTCCAAGCTGGAAGAGGACAAGAAGATGAATTTTGAATTCATAGAAAGTGAGAAGGCTCATCTTCTTGATGAATTCAAGACCAAAAAGGACCATGCCTTTGACATGGTGATGTATCGCATTTGGACGACCAAtcccgacctcgacaccagcttcctttCCATCAAGGAGACCGAGTATGTCAACAGATTTCaagctcgactggaggaggaaGAGGTCAGGCTCGAAGCTCAAGAAGCAGCGGAGGCCACGGAGCAAAACCGGGACAGTGATTGA